AATGCTTCATAGTATGAAAGCTGTTCGTGTTCCATAATAAAATGTACAGCATTTCCACCTTTTCCACAGCTAAAACATTTGCATAATCCCTTTGACGGTGAAACGCTGAATGAAGGTGTTTTTTCATTATGGAAAGGGCAGAGGCCAACATAATTCACACCTCGTTTACGTAATGTGACAAACTCTGACACAACATCAACAATTTGTGAAGCATCTAAAATTCTATCTATGGTGGCTTGATCAATCATTATACATTTTTCTGGAACTATCTGCAAAATTACGAAAACTATCTTTCAAAACAAGCTTCTTAATGTTTATTGAATAGCGATTCCTTTTATTGTTTTTGGTGGATTGCTGTATTAGTTTAAGTTTATATACTTACCAACATTCGAAAAGCTGTATGAAGATAAAGGATAAGCTCCACTTCTCTGTTTGAGGTTTTGTTTAACGATAGAATCTATTTGGTTACAGGTATTAAGAATAACATGAAGAACAGGCTGATGAGTTTGAAAGACAAAATACTGTTTCGCAAACGATCAGTCATTGAAACTATTAATGATAAATTAAAAAATAGATGTCATGCAGAACATTTCATATACAGAACTTGGTCAATTTCATTATTAACATCTTAGCAGCACTAGCGGCTATAACCTTTCCCCAAAGAAACCTTTAATCAACTTTGAGAAAGAATAAAACATGTTCGTAGAACTCAGGTTAGTGATTACCGGACAAAAGCTTAATGGGAGCGAAAATGAGTGTATATCATGTGGATAGTTTGAAGCCACGTGCCCCAAAGTATTTGAACTGCCGGATAAGTTGGATGTAAAACCGAGAGTGATTTAATCAGCATGAATAGAAATAATTAATGCATCAGAAGATTGCCCCAACGAAATCATTAAATACGAATAAATATTTTTTTTTCTGCAGTTTATCTGCCTATCTGCCACTAATCTACGTTAACAATCTGAAAACTAATACTATAACATAGTAGCAGATAAACTTTCTAAACAATTCATCTGCTACTAAAATCAGTTATCTACCACTAACCAACTCTTCCAATTGCGCTGTAATTCAGGAAACAATAGCTTGTTCAGCTTTCTTGCCTATGGCATTCTATTTAATGAGCTACCCGATTTTCCCGTTTCAGCTAAGTAAGCCTTCAGATGGGAACTCATGGGTTCTCAACTGAGAGCCCATGGGACTTCATTCGAGAACCCATGAGCCTTCAACTGAGAATTCACTTATGTTTCTTTGCAAAATTGGTTAACTTATTATGGAAAAGTGCTAAACACGCCCATCACCATAAACTACATTCACCTTGGCCGTATCCTCAAAAGCAGAACATTCCTCATCGCAGTATTAGCGGAAATACCTATTATGATGTTGTCAAGCGTTCAATTTTAGTAGCAGATGGCCTTGGTTAGTGGAAGATAAACACGATTTAGTAGCAGATAAAAAGTTTAATATTTTTATCTGCTACCAGCTGAAAGCCCTTATTGAAGAGCTTTTCGTGCATTTTAGTGGGAGATAGGGTAGAGTGTGCTGTGAAAACATTGTTTGGCTGCAATGTTTGTAACTATGTAAAAGATGAGGGTAGGCTCCTCGTAATCGGCTTACAGGAGCTGGTTGCAAACCAGTGTATGCTGCTTTGTTAAAGAGACAAGGTGGTGAACGATACATGAAAAGGCGGTATAAACCGTCAGGTAACTATACAAGAGATGACCGCAAGGGAACTATTGATGAAGCATCGAAAACTCCTTAGATGATGTCAAAACCGAATCTTTCTGCCCGATTCGGGATAAATTCAGAAGATACCTGCTTACTGTCTGAGTGGCATCCGGTGTTAAGATAGCATGACTTGTATAGAGGCTTTTACATGGAACGCAGGAACCTGCCTTAGTATGTCAAGGGAGAAATTCAAGCAGTAGCCCTGCAAGAATCAGCGTACCAATGACTAAGTGCAGGGACGGACTGTTCCGTAGTAGTATGGAAGTTTCTGTAATGGAAATGGAGCGAAGGGAACAGCTTATTCGGCAAATTACAATTGTACAACTATTAAATGTAGGAGGATTCAAATGCAAAATGCAAAACCTTATGAGATTTCAAAGTATTTAATTATGGAAGCTTTCTAGAGAGTGAAAGCAAACCATGGGAGTTCGGGAATAGATGGTGTATCGATTAGTGATTTTGAGAAGAATCTCAAAGACAATCTTTATAAAATCTGGAACCGCATGAGTTCGGGCTGTTACTTCCCTCCGTCGGTAAAACTGGTAGAAATACCAAAGCCGAATGTAGGCAAGCGTCCGTTAGGTATACCAACCGTTGGAGACAGAGTAGCTCAAATGGCAGCTGTTATGATTGTTGAGCCGCAAACAGAGCCTTGTTTTCATGAGAATTCGTATGCCTATCGACCAAAGCGTTCCGCACACGATGCTATCGCCAAAGCCCGTGAGCGTTGCTGGAAGTATGACTGGGTGTTAGACATGGATATAAGCAAGTTCTTTGATACGATTGACCATGAGTTGTTGATGAAAGCTGTTAGATTACACACTGATTCTCAGTGGGTATTGCTTAACATTGAACGATGGTTGAAAGTACCTTATGAACTTAAAAATGGTAGTCGGATAGAGCGAGACAAAGGTGTTCCGCAAGGTTCAGTTATCGGTCCCGTTCTGGCCAACTTGTTTCTGCATAATGTCTTCGACATGTGGATGAACAGATATCATTCGAATGTTCCTTTTGAACGTTATGCGGATGATACTATCTGTCATTGTTCTACAAGAGCCCAGGCCGAAGCACTGAAAGTCTCCGTTCAACAAAGATTTGCCGAATGCAAATTAGCCTTGAATGAAGATAAAACAAGGATTGTTTACTGTAAAGACAACCGTAGGAAAGAGAACCATGAAGTTATTTCGTTTGATTTCCTAGGATATACCTTTCGTCCCCGCAAAGCGGTGGATAAGAACGGTATATCATTTACAGGCTATCTGCCTGCAATCAGCAACAAATCAATGAAACGTATTCGTGAAAAGATACGTAGTTGGCAGCTTAAGAGACACACGTTTCATAAGTTAGAAACAATTGCAGAAAAGATTAATCCAGTGCTTCGTGGATGGATAATCTATTATGGGAAGTTCTATCCAACCCGACTCAAAATCTTTTTAGAAGAAGTGAATCGACTCTTAGCCAGATGGGTAATGGCCAAATATAAGCGCTATCGGGGAAAACTGTGTCGTGCTTTTTACTGGTTGGGGAACATCTCTGAAAAGGAGAAAAGCCTATTCTATCATTGGACATGGGGTGTTACACCGACCTAGAATATGCAGAAGTCTCATATAGTTTGAATAAGAAGAGCCGTGTGACGGGA
This genomic interval from uncultured Bacteroides sp. contains the following:
- the ltrA gene encoding group II intron reverse transcriptase/maturase, with the translated sequence MKANHGSSGIDGVSISDFEKNLKDNLYKIWNRMSSGCYFPPSVKLVEIPKPNVGKRPLGIPTVGDRVAQMAAVMIVEPQTEPCFHENSYAYRPKRSAHDAIAKARERCWKYDWVLDMDISKFFDTIDHELLMKAVRLHTDSQWVLLNIERWLKVPYELKNGSRIERDKGVPQGSVIGPVLANLFLHNVFDMWMNRYHSNVPFERYADDTICHCSTRAQAEALKVSVQQRFAECKLALNEDKTRIVYCKDNRRKENHEVISFDFLGYTFRPRKAVDKNGISFTGYLPAISNKSMKRIREKIRSWQLKRHTFHKLETIAEKINPVLRGWIIYYGKFYPTRLKIFLEEVNRLLARWVMAKYKRYRGKLCRAFYWLGNISEKEKSLFYHWTWGVTPT